The Streptomyces achromogenes DNA segment CCCGGCCAGCAACGACTACATCCTGTACTGGGCGACGAACGTGCCCCTCAACGGCGCGACGAAGCACCGCATCTTCTACGCCCACACCAGCGACTTCCGCACCATCAGCACCCCGCAGATCTACATCGACCGCCCCGGCGCCCAGGAGATCATCGACACCCAGATCATCGAGGTCCCGGCCGGTGTCGGCAACTACCGCTACGTGCGGGCCTCCGGCGACGGTCAGATCACCCTCGAGGGCAGCAACTCGATCCTCGGGACGTGGACCAACCTCGGCAACCTCTCCGGCATCGGCCTGACCGGGTCGATGGTCGAGGGCCCGATGTGGATGAAGTTCAACGGCACCAACAAGTGGGCGCTCTACCTCGACCAGTACGCCACCAGTGGCGGCTACATGCCGGTCCTGACGACCGACCCGTCCGACCCCGCCGCGTACCAGAAGCAGACGTCGAGCAGCTACAACATGGGCGGCACGAAGAAGCGCCACGGCTGGATCATGAACCTGACGGCCGCCGAGGAGAGCCGCGTCCTCGCCCGCTGGCCCAACACCCCGGCCAACCGGCTCCAGTCGTACAACTTCCAGGACCGGTACGTGCGGCACACGAACATGGACGTGCGCATCGACCAGAACGTCACCAGCGAGGACGCCAAGTTCCGGATGAGGCCCGGCCTGGCCGGCACCGGCACCGTCTCCTTCGAGTCGGTGAACTTCCCCGGGCACTTCCTGCGCCACTCCAACTTCGACTTCCAGCTGGCCTACAACGACGGCACCGCCCAGTTCGCCGCGGACGCGACCTTCCGCCAGGTCGCCGGACTCGCCGACTCCACCTGGTCGTCCTTCCAGTCGTACAACTACCCCGACCGCTACATCCGCCACTACGCCTACGAACTGCGGCTGGACCCGATCACCAACGCGACCGGCCGCAGCGACGCCACCTTCCGCGTCACGAGCTGACCCGACCCGCATGCCGGCGCTCCGCAGCGAGCGCCGGCATGCCGCGCCACGCACTCCGAACCCACCGCATCAGTGCCCGATGGAGGTCACCTCAATGCGTCACCGATTCAGACCCGGCAACCGTCTGGTGGCCGCACTGTGCGGCTCGATGCTGTGCACCACCCTGCTGGCCGTGGGGCCCGGGGCCACCGCCGCCCAGGCCGCCGACGACCCCAACGCGGTCGCGCTCGACAAGGACGCGATCCTCGCCGCCAACCAGCTCGACGAGCGGCAGTGGTACAAGGACAACATCCCGTTCGTGGACACCCCCGACAACGACATCGACGACGTCTACTACTACCGGTGGAGCACCTACAAGCGGGCGCTCCGCTACACCGTGCCGGGCACGGGGTACGTGTCGACCGAGTACGACGTGCCGATCGGCTACGCCGGCAACCCGTACACGGCTCTCCCGGACGCTACCGGCTACCACCTGCTGGACGGACGCTGGCTGCACAACCGCGACTACGCGGGCGACTACCTGAACTTCTGGCTGAGCGGTGCGGGCAATTCGGGTGCACGGAACTTCAGCGAGTGGATCACGAGCGCCGCCTACCAGCGCTATCTCGCGACCGGTGACGCCGCACAGATCAAGTCGGCTCTCCCCCACCTCATCGCCCTGTACAAGCGGTGGGACTCCAACTTCACCGCCGACATCACGGTGAACGGCGCCCAGTCGACCAGCGACCTCTACCACCAGACGCCGCTGTCCGACGCCACGGAGTACACCGAGACGTCGATGCACAGCAGCAACTGGTTCAGCGGCGGCCGCGGCTACCGGCCCACGATCAACGCGTACATGTACGCCGCCGCCCAGTCGATCAGCAAGATCGCCACCATGACCGGGGACACGGCGACCGCGAACGACTACGACGCGAAGGCCGCGCAGCTCAAGACCGCCGTGCAGAACTCGCTCTGGGACCCGCAGCGCCAGTTCTTCATGCAGGTCTACAACACGGACGGCACCAACGGCACCCTGAAGGAGACCAGGACGACCTGGCGGGAGCTGATGGGCTACGCCCCCTGGGCGTTCGAGCTGCCGGACGCGCAGTACTCGTCGGCCTGGAAGTTCCTGAACGACGCCAAGAGGTTCAAGGCGCCGTTCGGGCCCACGACCCTGGAGCGGACGCACGACTTCGAGGCCGAACAGGCCACCCGCAACCACGCCAACCTGTTCAACTCGTCGACGGCTTCGAACGGCCAGTACATCGGGCAGATCGACTTCGCCGACAGCTATGTCACGTTCACCGTGGACGCGCCCGGCGCCGGCACGTACCCGGTGACCGTCTACTACGCCAACGGCACCAGTGGCACATCCACCCACCAGCTCGTGGTCAACGACGACACCGCCCACCCGATCACCGTCAGCTACGCCCCCACCGGCGCCTGGCAGAAGTTCTCGGAGTCGCAGGCCGTCACCGTGCAGGTCCCGCTGAAGGCCGGGGCCAACACGCTGAAGTTCGCCAAGGGCACGAGCTTCGCCGAGCTCGACCGCATCACGGCGAACCCGTACTTCAACTACCAGGCGATCCCCGCCACGCAGCAGCGCGACGACGCCAACTGCTGCCACTGGAACGGCCCGAGCTGGCCCTACCAGACGAGCCAGGTCCTCACCGGCATGGCGAACCTGCTCCAGGACTACCCGGCGCAGAGCTACGTCACCAAGGCCGACTACGCGACCATGCTGGCCCAGTTCGCCGACCTCCAGCACAAGGACGGCAAGCCCTACATCGCCGAGGCCGCGAACGGCGACACCGGCGACTGGATCTACGACGGTCTCAACTTCAGCGAGAACTACAACCACTCCAGCTTCAACGACCTCGTGCTCACCGGTCTGCTGGGCATCAAGCCGCAGGCGGGCAACACGCTGGTCCTGAAGCCGCTGATCCCGGCGGCCTGGGACTACTTCGCGGTGGAGAGCCTGCCCTACCACGGGCACACCTACTCGATCCGCTGGGACCGCGACGGCACCCACTACGGCAAGGGCAGCGGTCTGCAGGTCTTCCAGGACGGCCAGCGCGTCCTGCAGTCGGCGACCCTCGGCAACACCACCGTGAACGTGGCCGCCCCGGTCACCCCGGCACAGCCGGCGCGGATGATGAACGTGGCCGCGAACCCGCTGACCGCCGAACAGGACTGGCTGGGCCGCGCCGTCACGCAGCCCTACCCGAAGGCCTTCGCCTCCTACACCAACACCGTCTCCAACGGCCCGCACTGCCACAGCGGCCAGACCTGCAAGCCCACCACCTTCGACGCCCCGCTGCGGGCCACCGACGGCTGGATCCGCTACGACAAGACCCCCGACGACCGGTGGACCAACTCCGGCTCGCCGAACGGCACCGACCACCTCGGCGTCGACTTCGGCGCACCCCGCAAGATCAACGAGGTGAAGTTCTACACCTACGACGACGGCGCGAACATCCGCGTCCCGGCGAGCTACACCGTGCAGTACCTCGACAACGGCTCATGGGTGAACGTCCCGAACCAGACCAGGAGCCCGGCCGCACCGGCCGCGAACAACGCCAACGAGGTGACGTTCCCGACGGTCACGACGTCCCAGTTCCGGGTCGTCTTCACACCCCAGGCCGGCAAGTTCGTCGGCGTCACCGAGCTGGAGTCCTGGTACCCGGAGACCCCGGCCGTGAAGATCGTCAACAAGAACAGCAACCTGGAGCTCGGCATCTCCGGCTCCTCGATCAACGCCGGTGGCGCCGCCCAGCAGCAGACGGCCGACACCACGGCCAACCACCGCTGGACGATCGTCCCCGCCGAGAACGGCTACTACAAGATCTTCAACAGCAACAGCGGCCAGGTCCTCGGCATCAAGGACGCCTCCAAGACGGCCGGCGCCGTCGCACTCCAGTGGGGCGACACCCTCACCTCCGACCACCTGTGGTCCCTGGTGGACGCCGGCGGCGGCTACAGCAAGATCGTCAACAAGAACAGCGGCATGGCCCTGGGCGTCCAGGGCATGTCCACCGCGTCCGGCGCCCCGGTCGTGCAGTGGGACGACAACGGCACCGCCGACCACCTGTGGCGTATCGCCACGGACGACGGTTCCACACCGTTCGCCTCCTCCTGACCGGCCCTCCCCCGCCGCGGCGGCGTCCCCCGACGCCGCCGCGGCGGACCAGGAACAGGGCGGGAGCCTCGGTGACGCTCCCGGCGGCGGTCCCGGCGTCCGGGTCCGGGTCCGGGTCCGGGTCCGGCCCACGCGGGTGCCCGGGGGAGTACGGTTGCGGCACTGAGTGCATCTCGCACGCCGTCACCCGTTTCGGCGTCGCCCTCGGAGAACGGCACAGGCCGGCGCCCATCGGGATCCGGCCGGAAGAGAGCCGCACATGCCTTTTGGCTCGTACAGCCACGCCCCCTCGCGCGTCAGGTCCCGCGCGGCGCGAATCTGAATTCCCCGGTTGCCGGGATGCCTCCGAGGCATCCCGGCATCTGGCGTACGCCCCCAACCGATCAAGAGGATGCGGACGCATGTATTCACAGGACTCGATCTCCGGCCACCGCCGCGGCCGTCCCGAACCGACCCCGGAGATGCTCTCCGGGCTGGCCTGCCTCATCTGCACGACCGACTACCGCGACGCACCCGGCACGGAGGCGGTGGTGGTCTCCCACCGCGACGGCAGGCAGCTCCTCGCCTGCCGCGGAACGTGCGCCCGCATGGCGTGCGGTGCGGTCGACGGTCTGGACGAGACGCCGCCGCCGCTGGCCGAGCGCGTCCGCGGGCACCGGTCCGGCGGCTCCTGACCCGTACCCCGGTCAGCCACGGCAAGCGCAGCACGAACGGCGCCAGCGACGCGAACGACGCGAACGCTATGAACGACATGACGAGGAAACGTATGAGCCTGTTGAGTCTCGGAGTACTCGCCTCCTCCCGCAAGGAGAACGAGTTCCACCTGCCCCTGCACCCCGCCCACCTCCACCGGATCGCCTCGGACGTACGCGAGAGGATCTTCCTCGAACAGGGCTACGGCGAGCGGTTCGGCGTCGCCGACGACGCACTGCGACCGCTCGTGGCGGGACTGCGCTCCCGCGAGCGGCTCCTCGACGAGTGCGACGTGCTGCTGCTGCCCAAGCCCCTGCCCGACGACGTCGCCGCGCTGCGCCGGGGCCAGGTGCTGTGGGGATGGCCGCACTGTGTGCAGGACGCGAGGGTGACGCAGCTCGCCATCGAGCGTCAGGTGACGCTCATCGCCTGGGAGGCCATGAACCACTGGACGTCCACGGGCGCCTTCAGCGTCCATGTGTTCCACAAGAACAACGAGCTCGCGGGCTACTGCTCGGTGCTGCACGCCCTGCAACTCGGCGGGCTGACCGGCAGCTACGGGCGGCGTCTGCGCGCCGTGGTCATCAGTTTCGGCGCCACGGCGCGCGGAGCGGTCACCGGCCTCGGCGCCATGGGCGTCTCCGACGTCACCGTGCTCACCCAGCGCGCCGCGGCGGCGGTGGCCTCACCGATGCCGTCGGTCGTGATGAACCACTTCCAGGAGCAGGAGGACGATCCCTCGCGCCTCCAGGCACTCACCCCGGCCGGACCCGTGCCGCTCGCGGAGTACCTCGCCGGTTTCGACATCATCGTCAACTGCGTCCGGCAGGACACCGACGCGCCGCTGACCTTCGTCACCGAGGAGGAACTCGCCCTGTTCCGGCCGGGCTCCTTCTTCGTCGACGTCTCCTGCGACCAGGGCATGGGATTCTCCTGGGCCCGTCCGACCACCTTCAGCGACCCGATGCCCACGGTGGGGCCGGGCTGCCACTACTACGGGGTGGACCACAGCCCGTCCCACCTGTGGAACTCGGCCACGTGGGAGATCAGCGAGGCGCTCCTCCCCTACCTGCGCAAGGTCATGAGCGGCCCCGCGGCCTGGGAGGACGACCCCACGGTCGGGAAGGCCGTCGAGATCCGCGACGGCGTCGTCCTGAACCCCAAGATCCTCTCTTTCCAGCACCGCAGGGCCTCCTATCCCCACGCCCCCGAGACCCCGCCCCCGGCCCCCGCCCCCGTGCCGCGCTCCGCCACCCGGCCGGCGGCCTGACGCAGCGGGTACGCGGCTGCGCCGCAGCCGGAAGCGGACCGTACGGGGAATCCGGTCCGCACGACGGGAATGGCGGTGGCCTACAATTAACTCTCCATGGAAGATGGTTCTTCGGAAGACGAGTGATGGCTGACGCTGACCTGAAACTGCTGTACCGGGAGCTGGTCTCGCTGGAGATCGAGCTGTGGGACGGCATAGAGAGGCGGTTGAGGGCCGAGTACGACCTGCCGCTGACCTCGTTCGAGGTGCTGCACCTGCTGCTGCGGCGGCCCGGGCGGCGGATCCAGGACATCGCCGAGAAGTTCTCGATCACGGTGGGCGGCACCAGCAAGGTGGTCGACCGCCTGGAGGCGGCGGGCCTGTGCGAGCGGCGGGCCAATCCGAACGACCGCCGTTCCTCGATCGTCGAGCTGACACCCGAGGGGCGGACACTGGTGGACGGCGCGCTGAAGGTCTTCGAGGAGGAGCTGGAACTGCGTATCGGGTCGGTGATTCCCGAGCGGTCCGTGCGCGAGGTGACCGCGGTCCTCAGCACGCTGCGGGCAGCCGGACGCGCCCTGGACGCGGAGCGGAAGGCCGCCGCGCGGACACCGGTACCGGCTGCGCGGGCGCCGAAGCAGCCCGGCCGCCCCGCACCGTGAGCCACGCCGGGCCGCCAGGAGGGCGTGCTCGCGTGCGAGGTGCCGGAGGAGACCAGGCTCGTACGTGCCGCCGCGGGACTTCCTCCAAGGATCCCCTTTCCAGCTGATGAGAGGGTCTCGAAACCCTCTGGTCCGGGTTGTTCGCAGGCTGCTCCAGCACCACCTGTCCGGATGGGCGTCGGGGCAGCGGCAGATGCTGGATCCATGAGCGGCCCGGGCCGGGGTGGAGTGTGGAGGTTCACACCCCGGCCCGAGTCTCATCGGATGTGCTTCGCAGGCTTGGTGGCGGCGTTGAGCAGGTACTCCAGGGGGCCGCGGCGGAAGAAGCGGGACCAGATCGCGGCGAACAGGATGGCTGCGAGGACGTACATGATCAGGGGCAGCCAGGACTGCTGGGTGCCGGTTCCGGCGGGCGTGGACAGTGCGGTCTGTGCGAGGAAGTGGCCGACGTAGGCGGTCAGGGACATCGTGCCCACGGCGATGACCGGCTTGGCCAGGCGGCGCAGTCGCGGCAGGCGGTCCATCGCCACCGTCGCGCCCACGATCACGAGGATCGCGATTCCGACGCTGCCGATGATGTCGAACGTGGTGCCGCTGTGCGGCCCGGCCTTCAGGAGAGACGACGCGGACATGTCGGGGAACGACCCTGCATCAGCGGGCATCGACCCGCTGCCGGTGGGCATCGAACCGGAGCCGCCGGACGACGGCCCGTCTTCCGCGAGGCTCCGCAACGCGCCCTTGCCGGCGAGCAGCAGGGACACGCCGTAGGCGGTCGCGGTGAGGGTGGCGCCGAGCGCGGCCAGGCGCTTCTGGATGGTGCCGCAGGAGAGGTCCAGGCGGCCCAGCGCCATGCCCGCGAGGACGAACGACATCCAGGTGAGCGCCGGGTAGAAGCCGGTGAGCAGCAGATCGAGGACGCCGACCTCGCCGAGGTGGCGGAGCGGGTCGTAGGTGTTGATGCTCTGCTGGACCGACGGGGTCAGCAGCGAGGTGAGGACGAACGCCAGCTGCGGTGTGACGAGGGCGAACGCGGCCGCGATGATCGCGAGGGTCCTGGCGCTCAGTCGCACCAGGGGCAGGGCGAGGAGGAAGTAGACGCCGTAGAAGCCGAGGATGATCACGCCCCCGTACTCCATCGCCAGCACGGTGCCCAGCGCCAGCAGGATCACGGCGCGGATCGCGATGCGGGCCCTCGCCTGCCGGCCCGCCTGGCCGGTCTTGGGCTCGCGGCGGCCGGCCAGCAGCATCAGTGAGAACCCGGCGAGGGTGGCGAACAGGACCGACGAGTGACCGTCCGACATGTATCGGATCCAGCTGGCGACGCCGGTCGTGGCGGACAGCGGGGGGCCGATGTGCACGACGTACATGCCGAACACCGCCAGCGCGCGGGCCAGGTCCACCCCGACGAGGCGTCCCATCGAGGGACCGGGCGAGGCCGGGGACTCGGGGGAGGTCTGGGGCGGCGGAGGCGAGTTCTCCTGCGGAGCTGACGTCTCCTGCCGCGGCTGTGTCTGTGTCATACGGAGAACCTCGCGTGGGCGTCCGGGGGCGGACCATCCGGCAGTCTTCGGGCTCTCCCCCGCCGATCGGCGGGTAGCGCCCTGCCGACTGGCGGAGTCCCGTCTACGTGGAGCAGGACGCTCCGTTGTTGGCCGGCACGCTACGGGAGAACCTGGTCTTCGCGGCGCCCGGTGCGACGGACGACGCCCTCCGCGACGTCCTGACCCGTACGAAGCTCGACACTCTCGTGGAGCGTCTGCCCCACGGCCTGGACGCCCCGGTCGGCCATCGCGGCTCGAAGCTGTCGGGCGGTGAGCGGCAGCGCGTCGCCATCGCCCGCGCCGTCCTGCGCAAGCCCCAGCTGCTGCTGTTGGACGAGGCGACCTCGCAACTCGACGCCGTCAGCGAGCTGGCGCTGCGGGACGTCATCGCGGACGTGGCCCGGGAGACCACTGTGCTGGTGGTGGCCCACCGCCTGTCGACGGTGACAGGCGCCGACCGGATCGTCGTCATGGACGCCGGCCGGGTCCGGGCCGTGGGCACCCATCAGGAACTGGTGGACCAGGACCGGCTGTACGCGCGGCTGGCGGCCTCCCAGCTCCTGACCCCCGCGCGATGAGCCCCCACACGCAGGGTTCTCCGGCCGTCCACTGCCCCAGTCCCGGCCGGACAACCCACGCACCGACACCCACGGAAACCAAGACCCCGAAAGGCAGCCTGATGCGCACCGAGTCCGCCATCGGTTGCAGACATGGGCTAGGGGACTGGACTGGCTGGCCCAGCCGACTGCGCTGTTCGGCGGCGTGTACGGGCTCGGACTGTCCGCCTGGTGCCGGGATCCTCACCGGGCTGACGCGGCACCGGGCACGGTCGGGACGGGGCTGGACGAGGGGGCGAGCCGGCGGAGCACGGTCCAGGGGCGCGCCGGCTCGCGTTGCGGGCCGCGGCTCACGGGTGGGTCTTGTGAGCCGCAAGCCGACGAAACAGCATGTCAGTCCGCGCTGAGGGGAACCCTCAGCCGCACCCGGTAGCCGCCCTGCGCGGTCGGGCCCGCGTCCAGGGTGCCGTGCAGGATCTCGGCCCGTTCGCGCAGACCGACCAGGCCCTGCTGCGATCCGGGCAGGGAGAGGGAGGGGCGCGTGGGAGGGGTGTTGGTGACGGTCACTCCGATACCGTCCCCGTCCTGCCACAGCTCCACGCGAGCGTTGGCGCCGGGGGCGTGCTTGCGGACGTTGGTCAGCGCCTCCTGAACCGTGCGGTAAAGGGCGCGTTGGGCGGGTGTGCCCACGGTGGGCGGCAGCTCACCCGTCAGCTCCGTGTGAGTGCCACTGGATTCCACCAGTTTACGCAGGTCGGCCAAGGTGGGCTGCGGCGTCAGCTCGGTGGATTTGCCGCCTGAGGCGCGCAGCAGCGTGACCATGGTGCGCAGCTCGTCGAGGGTGGTGACGCTCAGCGAACGGATCGTGCGGGCGGCCTCCTTGGCGTCCGCGTCCTTGGCGGCGACCTGCAACGCCCCGGCCCGTACGGCGATCAGGCTGACCTGGTGGGAGACCACGTCGTGCATCTCGCGGGCCAGCTGGGCGCGTTCACGGGCGAGCACGGCCTGGGCGTGCAGGGTCCGCTCGTGCTCCCTGGCCTCCTCGACCTCGGCCAGCCGCCGCGCCAGGTCCCGTCGTGCCTGGAGAAGCTG contains these protein-coding regions:
- a CDS encoding DUF418 domain-containing protein gives rise to the protein MTQTQPRQETSAPQENSPPPPQTSPESPASPGPSMGRLVGVDLARALAVFGMYVVHIGPPLSATTGVASWIRYMSDGHSSVLFATLAGFSLMLLAGRREPKTGQAGRQARARIAIRAVILLALGTVLAMEYGGVIILGFYGVYFLLALPLVRLSARTLAIIAAAFALVTPQLAFVLTSLLTPSVQQSINTYDPLRHLGEVGVLDLLLTGFYPALTWMSFVLAGMALGRLDLSCGTIQKRLAALGATLTATAYGVSLLLAGKGALRSLAEDGPSSGGSGSMPTGSGSMPADAGSFPDMSASSLLKAGPHSGTTFDIIGSVGIAILVIVGATVAMDRLPRLRRLAKPVIAVGTMSLTAYVGHFLAQTALSTPAGTGTQQSWLPLIMYVLAAILFAAIWSRFFRRGPLEYLLNAATKPAKHIR
- a CDS encoding glycoside hydrolase family 43 protein is translated as MSALRARLSAILLAACLLFTGQALTSPQPAAAADPGYLMVHFTGEGSTNQQMYLSHSTDGVHWNDLNGGGMVLRSTVGTKGVRDPAFVRSPDGSKYWIIATDLCISCGQSWSQSINDGSRNLVVWESTDLVTWSQPRLLNVAGAIPDGRNAWAPEAIWDPASNDYILYWATNVPLNGATKHRIFYAHTSDFRTISTPQIYIDRPGAQEIIDTQIIEVPAGVGNYRYVRASGDGQITLEGSNSILGTWTNLGNLSGIGLTGSMVEGPMWMKFNGTNKWALYLDQYATSGGYMPVLTTDPSDPAAYQKQTSSSYNMGGTKKRHGWIMNLTAAEESRVLARWPNTPANRLQSYNFQDRYVRHTNMDVRIDQNVTSEDAKFRMRPGLAGTGTVSFESVNFPGHFLRHSNFDFQLAYNDGTAQFAADATFRQVAGLADSTWSSFQSYNYPDRYIRHYAYELRLDPITNATGRSDATFRVTS
- a CDS encoding N(5)-(carboxyethyl)ornithine synthase, with amino-acid sequence MSLLSLGVLASSRKENEFHLPLHPAHLHRIASDVRERIFLEQGYGERFGVADDALRPLVAGLRSRERLLDECDVLLLPKPLPDDVAALRRGQVLWGWPHCVQDARVTQLAIERQVTLIAWEAMNHWTSTGAFSVHVFHKNNELAGYCSVLHALQLGGLTGSYGRRLRAVVISFGATARGAVTGLGAMGVSDVTVLTQRAAAAVASPMPSVVMNHFQEQEDDPSRLQALTPAGPVPLAEYLAGFDIIVNCVRQDTDAPLTFVTEEELALFRPGSFFVDVSCDQGMGFSWARPTTFSDPMPTVGPGCHYYGVDHSPSHLWNSATWEISEALLPYLRKVMSGPAAWEDDPTVGKAVEIRDGVVLNPKILSFQHRRASYPHAPETPPPAPAPVPRSATRPAA
- a CDS encoding MarR family winged helix-turn-helix transcriptional regulator, whose product is MADADLKLLYRELVSLEIELWDGIERRLRAEYDLPLTSFEVLHLLLRRPGRRIQDIAEKFSITVGGTSKVVDRLEAAGLCERRANPNDRRSSIVELTPEGRTLVDGALKVFEEELELRIGSVIPERSVREVTAVLSTLRAAGRALDAERKAAARTPVPAARAPKQPGRPAP
- a CDS encoding MGH1-like glycoside hydrolase domain-containing protein, translated to MRHRFRPGNRLVAALCGSMLCTTLLAVGPGATAAQAADDPNAVALDKDAILAANQLDERQWYKDNIPFVDTPDNDIDDVYYYRWSTYKRALRYTVPGTGYVSTEYDVPIGYAGNPYTALPDATGYHLLDGRWLHNRDYAGDYLNFWLSGAGNSGARNFSEWITSAAYQRYLATGDAAQIKSALPHLIALYKRWDSNFTADITVNGAQSTSDLYHQTPLSDATEYTETSMHSSNWFSGGRGYRPTINAYMYAAAQSISKIATMTGDTATANDYDAKAAQLKTAVQNSLWDPQRQFFMQVYNTDGTNGTLKETRTTWRELMGYAPWAFELPDAQYSSAWKFLNDAKRFKAPFGPTTLERTHDFEAEQATRNHANLFNSSTASNGQYIGQIDFADSYVTFTVDAPGAGTYPVTVYYANGTSGTSTHQLVVNDDTAHPITVSYAPTGAWQKFSESQAVTVQVPLKAGANTLKFAKGTSFAELDRITANPYFNYQAIPATQQRDDANCCHWNGPSWPYQTSQVLTGMANLLQDYPAQSYVTKADYATMLAQFADLQHKDGKPYIAEAANGDTGDWIYDGLNFSENYNHSSFNDLVLTGLLGIKPQAGNTLVLKPLIPAAWDYFAVESLPYHGHTYSIRWDRDGTHYGKGSGLQVFQDGQRVLQSATLGNTTVNVAAPVTPAQPARMMNVAANPLTAEQDWLGRAVTQPYPKAFASYTNTVSNGPHCHSGQTCKPTTFDAPLRATDGWIRYDKTPDDRWTNSGSPNGTDHLGVDFGAPRKINEVKFYTYDDGANIRVPASYTVQYLDNGSWVNVPNQTRSPAAPAANNANEVTFPTVTTSQFRVVFTPQAGKFVGVTELESWYPETPAVKIVNKNSNLELGISGSSINAGGAAQQQTADTTANHRWTIVPAENGYYKIFNSNSGQVLGIKDASKTAGAVALQWGDTLTSDHLWSLVDAGGGYSKIVNKNSGMALGVQGMSTASGAPVVQWDDNGTADHLWRIATDDGSTPFASS
- a CDS encoding sensor histidine kinase, producing MSRARAVWQRVPAPVVDIVLVAVAAVDVLVVDMWEHTRPEVALAAVGCAALAFRRRFPLGVLLLTLPIALMQDVAVAVLAALFTLAERSRNRRLLAVCVVLAAVASSTPWPLAEADRTMTLVFFVYGLATSVAPVLFGQLLQARRDLARRLAEVEEAREHERTLHAQAVLARERAQLAREMHDVVSHQVSLIAVRAGALQVAAKDADAKEAARTIRSLSVTTLDELRTMVTLLRASGGKSTELTPQPTLADLRKLVESSGTHTELTGELPPTVGTPAQRALYRTVQEALTNVRKHAPGANARVELWQDGDGIGVTVTNTPPTRPSLSLPGSQQGLVGLRERAEILHGTLDAGPTAQGGYRVRLRVPLSAD